NNNNNNNNNNNNNNNNNNNNNNNNNNNNNNNNNNNNNNNNNNNNNNNNNNNNNNNNNNNNNNNNNNNNNNNNNNNNNNNNNNNNNNNNNNNNNNNNNNNNNNNNNNNNNNNNNNNNNNNNNNNNNNNNNNNNNNNNNNNNNNNNNNNNNNNNNNNNNNNNNNNNNNNNNNNNNNNNNNNNNNNNNNNNNNNNNNNNNNNNNNNNNNNNNNNNNNNNNNNNNNNNNNNNNNNNNNNNNNNNNNNNNNNNNNNNNNNNNNNNNNNNNNNNNNNNNNNNNNNNNNNNNNNNNNNNNNNNNNNNNNNNNNNNNNNNNNNNNNNNNNNNNNNNNNNNNNNNNNNNNNNNNNNNNNNNNNNNNNNNNNNNNNNNNNNNNNNNNNNNNNNNNNNNNNNNNNNNNNNNNNNNNNNNNNNNNNNNNNNNNNNNNNNNNNNNNNNNNNNNNNNNNNNNNNNNNNNNNNNNNNNNNNNNNNNNNNNNNNNNNNNNNNNNNNNNNNNNNNNNNNNNNNNNNNNNNNNNNNNNNNNNNNNNNNNNNNNNNNNNNNNNNNNNNNNNNNNNNNNNNNNNNNNNNNNNNNNNNNNNNNNNNNNNNNNNNNNNNNNNNNNNNNNNNNNNNNNNNNNNNNNNNNNNNNNNNNNNNNNNNNNNNNNNNNNNNNNNNNNNNNNNNNNNNNNNNNNNNNNNNNNNNNNNNNNNNNNNNNNNNNNNNNNNNNNNNNNNNNNNNNNNNNNNNNNNNNNNNNNNNNNNNNNNNNNNNNNNNNNNNNNNNNNNNNNNNNNNNNNNNNNNNNNNNNNNNNNNNNNNNNNNNNNNNNNNNNNNNNNNNNNNNNNNNNNNNNNNNNNNNNNNNNNNNNNNNNNNNNNNNNNNNNNNNNNNNNNNNNNNNNNNNNNNNNNNNNNNNNNNNNNNNNNNNNNNNNNNNNNNNNNNNNNNNNNNNNNNNNNNNNNNNNNNNNNNNNNNNNNNNNNNNNNNNNNNNNNNNNNNNNNNNNNNNNNNNNNNNNNNNNNNNNNNNNNNNNNNNNNNNNNNNNNNNNNNNNNNNNNNNNNNNNNNNNNNNNNNNNNNNNNNNNNNNNNNNNNNNNNNNNNNNNNNNNNNNNNNNNNNNNNNNNNNNNNNNNNNNNNNNNNNNNNNNNNNNNNNNNNNNNNNNNNNNNNNNNNNNNNNNNNNNNNNNNNNNNNNNNNNNNNNNNNNNNNNNNNNNNNNNNNNNNNNNNNNNNNNNNNNNNNNNNNNNNNNNNNNNNNNNNNNNNNNNNNNNNNNNNNNNNNNNNNNNNNNNNNNNNNNNNNNNNNNNNNNNNNNNNNNNNNNNNNNNNNNNNNNNNNNNNNNNNNNNNNNNNNNNNNNNNNNNNNNNNNNNNNNNNNNNNNNNNNNNNNNNNNNNNNNNNNNNNNNNNNNNNNNNNNNNNNNNNNNNNNNNNNNNNNNNNNNNNNNNNNNNNNNNNNNNNNNNNNNNNNNNNNNNNNNNNNNNNNNNNNNNNNNNNNNNNNNNNNNNNNNNNNNNNNNNNNNNNNNNNNNNNNNNNNNNNNNNNNNNNNNNNNNNNNNNNNNNNNNNNNNNNNNNNNNNNNNNNNNNNNNNNNNNNNNNNNNNNNNNNNNNNNNNNNNNNNNNNNNNNNNNNNNNNNNNNNNNNNNNNNNNNNNNNNNNNNNNNNNNNNNNNNNNNNNNNNNNNNNNNNNNNNNNNNNNNNNNNNNNNNNNNNNNNNNNNNNNNNNNNNNNNNNNNNNNNNNNNNNNNNNNNNNNNNNNNNNNNNNNNNNNNNNNNNNNNNNNNNNNNNNNNNNNNNNNNNNNNNNNNNNNNNNNNNNNNNNNNNNNNNNNNNNNNNNNNNNNNNNNNNNNNNNNNNNNNNNNNNNNNNNNNNNNNNNNNNNNNNNNNNNNNNNNNNNNNNNNNNNNNNNNNNNNNNNNNNNNNNNNNNNNNNNNNNNNNNNNNNNNNNNNNNNNNNNNNNNNNNNNNNNNNNNNNNNNNNNNNNNNNNNNNNNNNNNNNNNNNNNNNNNNNNNNNNNNNNNNNNNNNNNNNNNNNNNNNNNNNNNNNNNNNNNNNNNNNNNNNNNNNNNNNNNNNNNNNNNNNNNNNNNNNNNNNNNNNNNNNNNNNNNNNNNNNNNNNNNNNNNNNNNNNNNNNNNNNNNNNNNNNNNNNNNNNNNNNNNNNNNNNNNNNNNNNNNNNNNNNNNNNNNNNNNNNNNNNNNNNNNNNNNNNNNNNNNNNNNNNNNNNNNNNNNNNNNNNNNNNNNNNNNNNNNNNNNNNNNNNNNNNNNNNNNNNNNNNNNNNNNNNNNNNNNNNNNNNNNNNNNNNNNNNNNNNNNNNNNNNNNNNNNNNNNNNNNNNNNNNNNNNNNNNNNNNNNNNNNNNNNNNNNNNNNNNNNNNNNNNNNNNNNNNNNNNNNNNNNNNNNNNNNNNNNNNNNNNNNNNNNNNNNNNNNNNNNNNNNNNNNNNNNNNNNNNNNNNNNNNNNNNNNNNNNNNNNNNNNNNNNNNNNNNNNNNNNNNNNNNNNNNNNNNNNNNNNNNNNNNNNNNNNNNNNNNNNNNNNNNNNNNNNNNNNNNNNNNNNNNNNNNNNNNNNNNNNNNNNNNNNNNNNNNNNNNNNNNNNNNNNNNNNNNNNNNNNNNNNNNNNNNNNNNNNNNNNNNNNNNNNNNNNNNNNNNNNNNNNNNNNNNNNNNNNNNNNNNNNNNNNNNNNNNNNNNNNNNNNNNNNNNNNNNNNNNNNNNNNNNNNNNNNNNNNNNNNNNNNNNNNNNNNNNNNNNNNNNNNNNNNNNNNNNNNNNNNNNNNNNNNNNNNNNNNNNNNNNNNNNNNNNNNNNNNNNNNNNNNNNNNNNNNNNNNNNNNNNNNNNNNNNNNNNNNNNNNNNNNNNNNNNNNNNNNNNNNNNNNNNNNNNNNNNNNNNNNNNNNNNNNNNNNNNNNNNNNNNNNNNNNNNNNNNNNNNNNNNNNNNNNNNNNNNNNNNNNNNNNNNNNNNNNNNNNNNNNNNNNNNNNNNNNNNNNNNNNNNNNNNNNNNNNNNNNNNNNNNNNNNNNNNNNNNNNNNNNNNNNNNNNNNNNNNNNNNNNNNNNNNNNNNNNNNNNNNNNNNNNNNNNNNNNNNNNNNNNNNNNNNNNNNNNNNNNNNNNNNNNNNNNNNNNNNNNNNNNNNNNNNNNNNNNNNNNNNNNNNNNNNNNNNNNNNNNNNNNNNNNNNNNNNNNNNNNNNNNNNNNNNNNNNNNNNNNNNNNNNNNNNNNNNNNNNNNNNNNNNNNNNNNNNNNNNNNNNNNNNNNNNNNNNNNNNNNNNNNNNNNNNNNNNNNNNNNNNNNNNNNNNNNNNNNNNNNNNNNNNNNNNNNNNNNNNNNNNNNNNNNNNNNNNNNNNNNNNNNNNNNNNNNNNNNNNNNNNNNNNNNNNNNNNNNNNNNNNNNNNNNNNNNNNNNNNNNNNNNNNNNNNNNNNNNNNNNNNNNNNNNNNNNNNNNNNNNNNNNNNNNNNNNNNNNNNNNNNNNNNNNNNNNNNNNNNNNNNNNNNNNNNNNNNNNNNNNNNNNNNNNNNNNNNNNNNNNNNNNNNNNNNNNNNNNNNNNNNNNNNNNNNNNNNNNNNNNNNNNNNNNNNNNNNNNNNNNNNNNNNNNNNNNNNNNNNNNNNNNNNNNNNNNNNNNNNNNNNNNNNNNNNNNNNNNNNNNNNNNNNNNNNNNNNNNNNNNNNNNNNNNNNNNNNNNNNNNNNNNNNNNNNNNNNNNNNNNNNNNNNNNNNNNNNNNNNNNNNNNNNNNNNNNNNNNNNNNNNNNNNNNNNNNNNNNNNNNNNNNNNNNNNNNNNNNNNNNNNNNNNNNNNNNNNNNNNNNNNNNNNNNNNNNNNNNNNNNNNNNNNNNNNNNNNNNNNNNNNNNNNNNNNNNNNNNNNNNNNNNNNNNNNNNNNNNNNNNNNNNNNNNNNNNNNNNNNNNNNNNNNNNNNNNNNNNNNNNNNNNNNNNNNNNNNNNNNNNNNNNNNNNNNNNNNNNNNNNNNNNNNNNNNNNNNNNNNNNNNNNNNNNNNNNNNNNNNNNNNNNNNNNNNNNNNNNNNNNNNNNNNNNNNNNNNNNNNNNNNNNNNNNNNNNNNNNNNNNNNNNNNNNNNNNNNNNNNNNNNNNNNNNNNNNNNNNNNNNNNNNNNNNNNNNNNNNNNNNNNNNNNNNNNNNNNNNNNNNNNNNNNNNNNNNNNNNNNNNNNNNNNNNNNNNNNNNNNNNNNNNNNNNNNNNNNNNNNNNNNNNNNNNNNNNNNNNNNNNNNNNNNNNNNNNNNNNNNNNNNNNNNNNNNNNNNNNNNNNNNNNNNNNNNNNNNNNNNNNNNNNNNNNNNNNNNNNNNNNNNNNNNNNNNNNNNNNNNNNNNNNNNNNNNNNNNNNNNNNNNNNNNNNNNNNNNNNNNNNNNNNNNNNNNNNNNNNNNNNNNNNNNNNNNNNNNNNNNNNNNNNNNNNNNNNNNNNNNNNNNNNNNNNNNNNNNNNNNNNNNNNNNNNNNNNNNNNNNNNNNNNNNNNNNNNNNNNNNNNNNNNNNNNNNNNNNNNNNNNNNNNNNNNNNNNNNNNNNNNNNNNNNNNNNNNNNNNNNNNNNNNNNNNNNNNNNNNNNNNNNNNNNNNNNNNNNNNNNNNNNNNNNNNNNNNNNNNNNNNNNNNNNNNNNNNNNNNNNNNNNNNNNNNNNNNNNNNNNNNNNNNNNNNNNNNNNNNNNNNNNNNNNNNNNNNNNNNNNNNNNNNNNNNNNNNNNNNNNNNNNNNNNNNNNNNNNNNNNNNNNNNNNNNNNNNNNNNNNNNNNNNNNNNNNNNNNNNNNNNNNNNNNNNNNNNNNNNNNNNNNNNNNNNNNNNNNNNNNNNNNNNNNNNNNNNNNNNNNNNNNNNNNNNNNNNNNNNNNNNNNNNNNNNNNNNNNNNNNNNNNNNNNNNNNNNNNNNNNNNNNNNNNNNNNNNNNNNNNNNNNNNNNNNNNNNNNNNNNNNNNNNNNNNNNNNNNNNNNNNNNNNNNNNNNNNNNNNNNNNNNNNNNNNNNNNNNNNNNNNNNNNNNAAgtaaaggaggaagaggaagaaaaggaggaaaaggaggaagaggagaaggataAGGAGAcgggagaggaggaaaaggaggaggaggaggaggaggaggaggaaggctccGTGCCCACCCCGCGCTCTCTCCCGCAGGGAAATACAGCCCTGAGCTGAGCCCGTCCTTCCTCTTCAGCCTGCCctacctcctcctcctcacctggGCCGGGCTCCGGCTGTTCCGGCAGCCGCGGCCGCTGCCGAACCTCAGCCCCGAGCAGGTGAGGCCGGcctgggggggtttggggggccAAGGCTGGACCAGGGGGTGCGgacccccaaaaatccccaattCCCCATCCCAGATGGCGGAGGAGCAGCGCAAACCCCTCTACCAGCGGCCCCAGGacctgctcctcatcctcatcctcatcctcaccgCTGCCTTCACCTTCTTCAGGGGGATGGTGAGCGCTGCGGGGACTCGGGGGGTCctggaggggttttggggttgtCCTGGAGGAGCTCGAGGGGTCCTGGAGGGGCTCTTGGGGGTCCCAGGGTGGTGCTGGAGGGGCTCCAGGGACTCTTGGAGGGGTTTTGGGGAGTCCTGGGGGGTCTCAGGTGGTGCTGGAAGGGCTCAGGGGGCTCTTGGAGGGACTTTGGGGCGGGCTGAGGGGTCTCGAGGGTCCTGGGAAGGGTTTTGGGGTCCCGAGGAAGGTTTCGAGGGTAGCAGGGAGGATCTTGGGCGTCTCGGAGAGGGATTCAGGGGTCCCAAGGAGAGATTTAAGGGTCCCGGGGAGGGTTTCGAGGGTCCTGGGGAGGGACTTGGGGGTCCCAGAGAGGCTTTAGAGGGTCCCgaggagggatttgggggtcCCAGGGAGGGTCTTGGGGGTCCCGAGGAGGGATTTGGGGGCCCCAGAGGGTCTCAGGAGTCACGGAGAGGGTTTCGGGGGTCCCgaggagggatttgggggtcccggggggtcTCGGGAGTCCCGGAGAGGGTTTCGGGGGTCCCgaggagggatttgggggtcCCAGGGAGGGTCCCCTGCCCTCTCCCACCCCCGCAGGTGGTCCTGGACTGCCCGGCCGATTCCTGTTTCGACTACACCTACCTGCACGAGCCCTACCTGCGCGACCCCGTGGGTTACCCCAAAGTGCAGGTACGGGGAGGGGTCGCAGCCCCCCCGGGGGTCCCCCGGGAGCCAGCGGGGGGTCTCAGACCGGCTGTCCCCCTCCTCAGATGCTGATCTACCTGTTCTACCTGCTGCCCTTCCTCATCCTCGCCATCTACGGGCTGGCGCTGCCCgcctgctcctggctgcccgACTGGAGCCTCGTGGTGGCCGGAGNNNNNNNNNNNNNNNNNNNNNNNNNNNNNNNNNNNNNNNNNNNNNNNNNNNNNNNNNNNNNNNNNNNNNNNNNNNNNNNNNNNNNNNNNNNNNNNNNNNNNNNNNNNNNNNNNNNNNNNNNNNNNNNNNNNNNNNNNNNNNNNNNNNNNNNNNNNNNNNNNNNNNNNNNNNNNNNNNNNNNNNNNNNNNNNNNNNNNNNNNNNNNNNNNNNNNNNNNNNNNNNNNNNNNNNNNNNNNNNNNNNNNNNNNNNNNNNNNNNNNNNNNNNNNNNNNNNNNNNNNNNNNNNNNNNNNNNNNNNNNNNNNNNNNNNNNNNNNNNNNNNNNNNNNNNNNNNNNNNNNNNNNNNNNNNNNNNNNNNNNNNNNNNNNNNNNNNNNNNNNNNNNNNNNNNNNNNNNNNNNNNNNNNNNNNNNNNNNNNNNNNNNNNNNNNNNNNNNNNNNNNNNNNNNNNNNNNNNNNNNNNNNNNNNNNNNNNNNNNNNNNNNNNNNNNNNNNNNNNNNNNNNNNNNNNNNNNNNNNNNNNNNNNNNNNNNNNNNNNNNNNNNNNNNNNNNNNNNNNNNNNNNNNNNNNNNNNNNNNNNNNNNNNNNNNNNNNNNNNNNNNNNNNNNNNNNNNNNNNNNNNNNNNNNNNNNNNNNNNNNNNNNNNNNNGATTTGGGGGGCAGAGCCGCGGCCAAGTGGAGCAGCTCGGTTGGCGGATAATTGCTTCAGCCTCGGTGGATTTGGACAGACCCCGGCATTAGTGGGACATgaatgggaaggagggagacaCGGGGCTATAGATAGGATGAAAAAACCCCTTTTGAGCCGGGGTTTGCACCTTTTGGGACCGGGGTTTTGCACCTTTTAGGGCCAAGGGACTGCGCCCTCTGAGGCCGGGGTTTGCACCTTTTAGGACCGGGGTTTTGCACCCTTTGGGGTGGAGGGTTTGCACCCCTTGGAGTCAGGGGTTTGTGCCCTTTGGGGCCGGGATTTTTTACCTTTTAGGGCCGGGGTTTGAGCCCCTTGGGGCCGGGGTTTTTTACCTTTTAGGGCCAAGGGACTGCATCCTTTAGGGTCGGGGCTTTTAGATCCAGAGGTTTGTGCCCTTTGGGGCCAGGGTTTTGTACCTTTTAGGACCGGGGTTTGAGCCCTTTGGGGGGACGGGTTTTGCACCTTTTAGGGGCGAGGTTTTGCTCCCTTTGGGGCCGGGGCTTTTGGGTCTGGGAGTTTTCGCCCTTTGGGGTGAGGGATTTACACCTTTTAGGGCCAAGGCACTGTGCCCGTTGGGGTCGGGGTTTTAGGTGCGGGGTTTTAGGTCCgggatttttccccctttggGCTCGGGGTTTTAGGTCCgggatttttccccctttggGGTCGGGGTCTTAGGTCCggggtttttcccccttggGGATCCGGGTTTTAGGTCCGGGGTCTTAGGTCCGGGGTTTTGCCCCTTTGGGCTCGGGGTTTTAGGTCCGGGATTTTGCCCCTTTGGGCTCGGGGTTTTAGGTCCGGGATTTTGCCCCTTTGGGCTCGGGGTTTTAGGTGCGGGGTTTTGGGGCCGCTCACGCCCGCGGGCCGTGCCGGTGTCCGCAGGCTCAGTTCGCACACGTGGGCTCCTCGCTGCACTCCCGCACGCCGTTCCCGTACCAGACCCCCGACGAGGTCCTGTggattttcctgctctccaACATCCTGTACGCGCTGGGCCCGCAGCTCCTGGCGCTGCGCTGCCTGCGCTCCCCGgccttcttcctcctcctccccgctGCCCCCGGCACGGCCCGCCACAAGAAATACCTGTGACatgtcctgctgtcccctctgggCTGCTGTCACCACCCCGGGGCTGCTGTCACCACCCGGGTCCTGCTGTCACCACCCCGGTCCCGTTGTCCCCACCCCGGCGGATCCCACCCGGTGTCTCTCGCCCCgctcagagctctgtccccAGAAGTGTCCCCAGAGGTGCCCAGTGGTGTCCCCAGAAGTGTCCCcagtggtgtccccagggtgtccccagaggtgcccaggggtgtccccagtggtgtccccagggtgtccccaggggtgtccccagggatgctccGCTCCCCCAAAAGCTGTGGGGACCCCGGGATGCTCCGCGGGGACATCGCTGCAGCCCCGGCCCTGCCCTGGTGTCTCTGCTGGGGGGACTCAGGAGCCGCGGTCCCTCCCGGGGGTCCCGCtgggtcccgggggtcccggtCCCGGTTCTGGGGTGGGGACAGCGCCAGGGTCACAAAATAAAGGAGCCCAGGTTCACCCCGAGCCCGCATCCCCGCTCTGCCCAGCGAGGTCCCCCCGTGACACCGGGATTGTCCCCGCAGCACCCCCGGGCACTTTGTGGGGCAGGGGGCGGCCGGCCGAGGGTCCCTGTGGGTACCGGGGTGTCCGcggggggctgggggtgcaggagCGGCTGCGGGTGGGCTCGGGGTGCGGGAGAATTTGGGGGTGGGCACGCGTGGGGGGGTTGGTGCCGGGGTTTTTGGGGTGGGCGCAGCCGCCCTTGTGGGGATTTACCGGACCCGACCCCTCGTGCCCCGCGCGTTCCCggcccgggggtcccggggggctgcggggggctccaggggacaccgggacacaCCGGGCGGGCCGGTGACCTTGGCGAGCAGCCGGCCCTGCGCAGCGCCGGGAgccggggcagggccgggccgaGCTCCCGGTGTCGCCCCCTGCGCGGAGCCGCACCGGCGGTACCGGAGGAGGTACCGGAGGAGGTACCGGAGGAGGTACCGGAGGAGGTACCGGAGGAGGTACCGGCGGCACCCGCGCGCTCCCGCGGGCCGGCACCGGGCACACGGTGAGTGCGGGGCTGCGGCCGCCGCTCCCTCCGCTGCGGGACACCGGGACGGGACCCCCGGCACCGGGAGGGACGCGACGGGCGGGGGTCGCTGGTTATGGGGGCAAGATCGGGGCTCCCCCCGCGCTGCGCTGTCCTCGCCCGGGCACCGGAgtcccgcagccccggggctgccgcCGCAGTGTCCCGCACTGCAACACCGCACCGGGCCCGCCGAGCGCCGCCACCGCCGCAGCCGCTGCCCCGAGCGCTCCCGGGACCCCCGCGGGGCTGCCCCGCTCCTCCCGCCCCCGCAGCGCCCACCGGCATGTCCGGGGGGCTTCTCGCTCCCTCTGCCCCCACCGGACACCGCGACCCccggggtggggagggggccGCTCCATCCGCCCCCGGACCGGGCACCGGGGGTGCCCTGCTCGCTCTTACCGGGGTTTGGCACCGCGACCCCCGGGGGGCTCCCACCGCCCCCTGCCCCCGGATCCGCCACCGCGACCCCCGGGAGGGTTTGaccctctccccctgccccgGGGAGGGGGCAGCCAGAGCCGGGCTGGCATTTGGGGCACCCCAAGAGCGCGGGGCTCAGCACCGCAGCCCCCCGAGGAAGGGGGGGCTCCTCCCCGCGCCCCCTCCNNNNNNNNNNNNNNNNNNNNNNNNNNNNNNNNNNNNNNNNNNNNNNNNNNNNNNNNNNNNNNNNNNNNNNNNNNNNNNNNNNNNNNNNNNNNNNNNNNNNNNNNNNNNNGCCCATCAGCTCAGCTTCCAGGGGTGCCACAAATAACTCGGGAGCCGCGGCCGCCTGGAATCTTCATCCCGCCTGGAAGCGAGCGGGACACGCCGAGCTCAGAGCCGGGGGTCCCTGCGGGGCTGGGGGCGCgggatggggagggggagcagcgacccccccagccctcagcacGGCCGGGGCGACAGCGGGGGCCGGCACCCCTCGGGCTGGGCACCCCTGGGGGGGCAGAGCGGGGGTCCCGCGGGGGGTTCGGGGGTGCTGAGGGCGCTCTGTGACCCCCCCAGATGCGTCCCCAAATCCCCTGGGCCGCTGGCCCCGCCGCGCTGCTGCTCCTCGGAGCCCTGCTCGCCCCCGAGGCGCTGCCCACCAGGAAGAAGGTGGTTCATGTCATGGGTGAGTGCGGTCGGGACCCCCGGCACGGCTTTGGGACTGCGGGATCCgctttgggttttggggtgtcgGGTTTAGAGCCCCTcaaagctctgctgtgctcccctgctctccctggggtTGTCCCGAGCGCTCCTTGGggtttgcaaaaaaaaagggggggatTGCACCCAAATTGTGTCCCCGCGCCCCCATCCTGCCTTGCCCCTAAAAGAGGGGAATTCCTCCCACATCCTCATCCTTCCTCGTCCCTAAAAGAGGAGAATTCCCCCCAAAGTGCGTTCCCACACCCCCATCCTCCTTTACCCCCCAAAAAGGGGAGCACAACCCAAAAGATGCTCCCGCATCCCCGCCCTGCCTTAACCCCAAAAGTTGGGAATCCCCCCCAAGGAGCATCCTCACATCCCCATCCTTTCCTTGCCCCCAAAACGGGGGAATTTCCCCCAAAGCGCATCCCCACATTCCCACCCCGCTTCCTCCGCCCCCTCCCCCGTGCGGCCCGGGCCGGTGGCCGGTCCCGCCGGTCCCGCTCGGTGCCTGNGCCGGTCCCGCCGGTCCCGCTCGGTGCCTGACCCGGTTCCGGTCCCGCTCGGTGCCGGTCCCGCCGGTCCCGCTCGGTGCCTGGCCCGGTTCCGGTCCCGCTCGGTGCCGGTCCCGCCGGTCCCGCTCGGTGCCTGGCCCGGTTCCGGTCCCGCTCGGTGCCAGATGCGATGCCGGTCCCGCAGAGGGTCCCGCCGGTCCCGctcggtgccggtgccggtTCCGGTCCCGCTCTGTGCCGGTCCCGCAATGGGTCCCGCTCCGTACCTGACGCGGTGCCGGTCCCCCAGAGGGTCCCGCCGGTCCTTCTCGATGCCTGACCCGGTTCCGGTCCCGCTCGGTACCTGACGCGGTTCCGGTCCCGCTCGGTGCCGGTCCCGCAGAGGGTCCCGCCGGTCCCACTCAGTACCTGACCCGGTTCTGGTCCCACTCAGTACCTGACCCGGTTCCGGTCCCACTCAGTACCTGACCCGGTTCCGGTCCCTCTCGGTGCCTGACCCGGTTCCGGTCCCACTCAGTACCTGACCCGGTTCTGGTCCCGCTCGCTGCCGGTCCCTCCGGTCCCTCTCGATGCCTGACCCGGTTCCCACCCCACAGAGGGTGACAGCGGTACCGTGGTGGTCCAAACCGCCCCGGGCAAGGTGGTGACGCACCGGGGCGGCACCATCATCCTCCCGTGCCGGTACCACTACGACGTGACCGCTCACGACCCGGCCCAGATCCGCCTCAAGTGGACCAAAGTCACCGAACCCATGAGCTTCGTGGACGTGTTCGTGGCCCTGGGCAAGGCCCGGAGGGCGTTCGGTGTGTtaaagatacattttatatattgtaTCTATTTATagatataatttaatttatataatatatatatatatattatttatatattatttatatattatttctatattatttatatattatttatatattatttatatattgtttatatatttGGCTTTTcgtaaatattaaaatggatgTTATGTGGATAAGAATGAGaattttttgttgtattaatagAGTTTTctttattgatgaaatttagaaatagtggtataatatatatatggcatagtattaaaataaaaactgcttttgtttgtataacccaaagactgagaaataataataataataataataataataataataataataataataataataataataataataataataataataataataataaatatatgtatatagctagagaactcctgcatttgtaaattatcttatccagatgaaaccagcag
This genomic stretch from Parus major isolate Abel unplaced genomic scaffold, Parus_major1.1 Scaffold325, whole genome shotgun sequence harbors:
- the TM6SF2 gene encoding transmembrane 6 superfamily member 2 codes for the protein GDGRGGKGGGGGGGGGRLRAHPALSPAGKYSPELSPSFLFSLPYLLLLTWAGLRLFRQPRPLPNLSPEQMAEEQRKPLYQRPQDLLLILILILTAAFTFFRGMVVLDCPADSCFDYTYLHEPYLRDPVGYPKVQMLIYLFYLLPFLILAIYGLALPACSWLPDWSLVVAGGCPQAQFAHVGSSLHSRTPFPYQTPDEVLWIFLLSNILYALGPQLLALRCLRSPAFFLLLPAAPGTARHKKYL